The proteins below are encoded in one region of Nakamurella flava:
- a CDS encoding GAF domain-containing sensor histidine kinase, which translates to MATEPGVQSGDRMEALLQAVLAVSAGLDLQSTLRRIVEVAMDLADARYGALSEVDADGRVLQFLPVGIDAETQARIGPLPVGLGLLGVVLTDTEPLRLDDLSRHPASVGFPAHHPPMRSFLGVQVRGHGQVFGRLYLTEKRSGGPFTDEDERVVQALAGAAGIAIDNARLYEQARRRERRLAAVGEVTAALLAGPDIEAALQVIAARARELVGADDALVGLPAPDDGSDVSESLVALRVTIAVGDRATSLLGGLVPVAGTTMGEVFQDRVPRSVDRLRSALGAQWGPALALPLGAGEEIRGVLMVVRRPGAPRFDAEDLRIVAWFADQAALALRQAEIQLDEREIEVLADRDRIARDLHDHVIQRLFGIGLRMQGTQRRAVGRAALVADRLTEHIDELQDVITDIRTAIFDLHGAAPVAPRTSRATGRPAAAGSRLRMELHELITELTAEAPLRTAVRMSGPIDLVASDLAQHARAAVREMVSNAVRHARADDLVVTVSVAEDLVIEVRDDGIGLPATVARSGLHGLAERAASVGGRFSIGSTPEGGTRATWSAPLPARSRP; encoded by the coding sequence GTGGCGACCGAGCCCGGGGTGCAGTCCGGCGACCGGATGGAGGCCCTGCTGCAGGCGGTGCTCGCGGTGTCCGCCGGGCTCGACCTGCAGAGCACGCTGCGCCGCATCGTCGAGGTGGCGATGGACCTGGCCGACGCCCGTTACGGCGCGCTGTCGGAGGTGGACGCCGACGGCCGCGTTCTGCAGTTCCTGCCGGTGGGCATCGACGCCGAGACGCAGGCGCGGATCGGGCCGCTGCCGGTGGGGCTCGGACTGCTGGGGGTGGTGCTCACCGACACCGAACCGTTGCGGTTGGACGACCTGTCCCGGCATCCGGCGTCGGTCGGGTTCCCCGCCCACCACCCGCCGATGCGGTCGTTCCTGGGGGTGCAGGTGCGCGGGCACGGCCAGGTCTTCGGTCGGCTGTACCTGACCGAGAAACGGTCCGGCGGCCCCTTCACGGACGAGGACGAACGGGTCGTACAGGCGCTGGCCGGGGCGGCCGGCATCGCGATCGACAACGCCCGCCTCTACGAGCAGGCCCGCCGCCGGGAACGTCGACTGGCCGCGGTCGGCGAGGTGACGGCAGCGCTGCTGGCCGGCCCCGACATCGAGGCGGCCCTGCAGGTGATCGCCGCCCGGGCGCGGGAACTGGTCGGTGCCGACGACGCCCTGGTCGGGTTGCCGGCTCCCGACGACGGGTCCGACGTGTCGGAGTCCTTGGTGGCGCTGCGGGTGACGATCGCCGTCGGCGATCGGGCCACCTCCCTGCTGGGCGGGCTCGTCCCGGTCGCCGGGACGACGATGGGCGAGGTCTTTCAGGACCGGGTGCCGCGGTCGGTCGACCGGTTGCGATCGGCCCTGGGAGCTCAGTGGGGGCCGGCGCTGGCCCTGCCCCTGGGGGCGGGGGAGGAGATCCGCGGGGTCCTGATGGTGGTGCGGCGGCCCGGGGCGCCGCGGTTCGACGCGGAGGATCTGCGGATCGTGGCCTGGTTCGCCGACCAGGCCGCGCTCGCCCTGCGCCAGGCCGAGATCCAGTTGGACGAACGGGAGATCGAGGTGCTCGCCGACCGGGACCGGATCGCGCGCGATCTGCACGACCACGTCATCCAGCGGCTGTTCGGAATCGGGTTGCGCATGCAGGGCACGCAACGCCGGGCGGTCGGTCGGGCGGCGCTGGTGGCCGATCGGCTGACCGAGCACATCGACGAACTGCAGGACGTCATCACCGACATCCGCACGGCGATCTTCGACCTGCACGGGGCTGCCCCCGTCGCGCCACGGACCTCCCGGGCGACGGGTCGGCCGGCCGCGGCCGGGTCCCGCCTGCGGATGGAGCTGCACGAGTTGATCACCGAGCTGACCGCGGAGGCCCCCCTGCGCACGGCGGTGCGGATGTCGGGGCCGATCGACCTGGTGGCGTCGGACCTGGCCCAGCATGCGCGGGCCGCGGTCCGCGAGATGGTCAGCAACGCCGTCCGTCACGCCCGGGCCGACGATCTGGTGGTGACGGTGTCGGTGGCCGAGGATCTCGTCATCGAGGTCCGCGACGACGGCATCGGACTGCCGGCGACGGTGGCGCGCAGCGGATTGCACGGGCTGGCCGAACGGGCGGCCTCGGTCGGTGGCCGCTTCAGCATCGGGTCGACGCCCGAGGGCGGCACCCGGGCGACGTGGAGCGCACCGCTGCCGGCCCGGTCCCGTCCGTGA
- a CDS encoding universal stress protein — MATIDTSVAGTRSAAAPSEPDPRSRVVAGVDGSGCSRQAAAWAADEAQARGAALLLVAAYWMHTVGYPGTAYAPTGTLTELREAGETALRDVAGELRHRHPELDITTRLRYGEPSRVLREEATDADLTVIGNHGSHRLTTTLGSVAGTVVASSPGPVAVIRPGTARTQGPIVVGVDGSADADHALGYAFAAAQRLGAAVIALSCWSDPTIDGPFPAYGGLPLDLTPLDEATGEQLAHRLAPWRERYPDVPVQARVEHARPVRPLLDAGRQARLLVVGTRGRGKITGLLLGSTSQSVIAHAECPVVVVPGPRP, encoded by the coding sequence ATGGCCACGATCGACACATCAGTCGCCGGCACCCGCTCCGCCGCGGCGCCCTCCGAGCCGGACCCCCGTTCGCGGGTGGTGGCCGGCGTCGACGGCTCCGGGTGCTCCCGCCAGGCCGCCGCCTGGGCCGCCGACGAAGCCCAGGCCCGCGGCGCCGCACTGCTGCTCGTCGCCGCCTACTGGATGCACACCGTCGGGTATCCGGGCACCGCCTACGCCCCCACCGGCACACTGACCGAACTCCGGGAGGCCGGGGAGACCGCACTGCGCGACGTCGCCGGCGAACTGCGCCACCGGCACCCCGAGCTCGACATCACCACCCGCCTGCGCTACGGCGAACCGTCCCGGGTGCTGCGCGAGGAAGCGACCGACGCCGACCTCACCGTCATCGGCAACCACGGCTCCCACCGGTTGACCACCACCCTGGGGTCCGTGGCCGGGACCGTCGTGGCCAGCAGCCCGGGGCCCGTCGCCGTCATCCGACCCGGCACCGCCCGCACCCAGGGTCCGATCGTCGTCGGCGTCGACGGGTCGGCCGACGCCGACCACGCCCTCGGCTACGCGTTCGCCGCCGCCCAGCGACTCGGGGCGGCGGTGATCGCCCTGAGCTGCTGGAGCGACCCGACGATCGACGGTCCGTTCCCGGCCTACGGGGGGCTGCCCCTCGACCTCACCCCACTCGACGAGGCCACCGGCGAGCAGCTCGCGCACCGGTTGGCCCCGTGGCGCGAGCGCTACCCGGACGTCCCGGTGCAGGCCCGGGTCGAACACGCCCGACCCGTCCGACCACTGTTGGACGCCGGCCGGCAGGCCCGCCTGCTGGTCGTCGGGACCCGCGGACGCGGCAAGATCACCGGGCTGCTGCTCGGCTCCACCAGCCAATCGGTCATCGCCCACGCCGAATGCCCGGTGGTCGTCGTGCCCGGTCCCCGCCCCTAG
- a CDS encoding serine hydrolase domain-containing protein, with amino-acid sequence MSAAEFTRTFDDCVARLTAIQRRPPESCTLLTLTASRAGQRLTHHFGPRADAGADIRSLSKLVTVLTLGAAAARGAALAGTEPLRLDHPLGPLLRVALPTLGFHPAGRWDRVTVRHLLSSTTGHEHGFLFRSDAAHLIERTETDPTALLRHLADQPLTHEPGTHFAYSNAGYYLLSALITELTGRTLADWTGDLLLGPLNIPPQTWTWRHDGPYPAAATGLRLTPDHLHRIADLLRRDGRHHDERLVDADWMRELTTPQVVPPPTPADPTDPLPRAAYGLGVWLCGDGRFYAEGTDGQYLVLDPATHTAVTVTALRADPTAMAAIRRALGPLTGPGRPGPSTLG; translated from the coding sequence GTGTCGGCCGCCGAGTTCACCCGCACCTTCGACGACTGCGTGGCCCGTCTCACAGCGATCCAGCGGCGGCCGCCCGAGTCCTGCACCCTTCTCACCCTCACCGCATCCCGGGCCGGTCAACGACTGACGCACCACTTCGGCCCCCGCGCCGATGCCGGAGCCGACATCCGATCGCTGAGCAAACTCGTGACGGTGCTCACACTTGGCGCGGCCGCAGCCCGCGGCGCGGCCCTCGCCGGCACCGAACCCCTGCGGCTCGACCACCCCCTCGGGCCCCTGCTGCGAGTGGCGCTGCCCACACTCGGGTTCCACCCCGCCGGCCGCTGGGACCGGGTGACCGTCCGGCATCTGCTGTCCAGCACCACCGGGCACGAACACGGCTTCCTCTTCCGCAGCGACGCCGCCCATCTGATCGAGAGGACCGAGACCGATCCCACGGCCCTGCTCCGCCACCTCGCCGACCAACCCCTGACCCACGAACCGGGAACGCACTTCGCGTACTCGAACGCCGGCTACTACCTGCTGTCCGCGCTGATCACCGAACTCACCGGCCGCACGCTGGCCGACTGGACCGGTGACCTGCTCCTCGGGCCGCTGAACATCCCGCCGCAGACCTGGACCTGGCGGCACGACGGCCCCTACCCGGCCGCCGCCACCGGACTCCGGCTGACCCCCGACCACCTGCACCGGATCGCCGACCTGCTCCGCCGCGACGGTCGCCACCACGACGAGCGACTCGTCGACGCGGACTGGATGCGCGAGCTCACCACCCCCCAGGTCGTCCCGCCACCGACCCCCGCCGACCCGACCGATCCCCTCCCCCGCGCCGCCTACGGGCTCGGTGTCTGGCTCTGCGGAGACGGCCGGTTCTACGCCGAAGGCACCGACGGCCAGTACCTCGTGCTCGACCCGGCCACCCACACCGCCGTCACCGTCACGGCCCTCCGAGCCGACCCCACCGCGATGGCGGCGATCCGGCGGGCCCTCGGGCCGCTGACCGGACCCGGGCGACCGGGACCTTCGACCCTGGGATGA
- a CDS encoding SsgA family sporulation/cell division regulator, giving the protein MSQLTPMRSQLIIASTEMLLISDASIPAVDAEFRYYTDDPLAVRLMLSIDQNPAVCWTFGRDLLLIGAQMPSGNGDVQVYPTHDGVIVELHAGDVVAKLLAFGPDLTEFLRRTTTAVPMGSEHLHYDIDAELRGLPLYDTLHEA; this is encoded by the coding sequence ATGTCCCAGCTCACCCCGATGCGATCGCAGTTGATCATCGCGTCCACGGAGATGTTGCTCATCTCGGATGCCTCGATTCCCGCCGTCGACGCCGAGTTCCGCTACTACACCGATGACCCGCTGGCCGTGCGGCTGATGCTGTCGATCGACCAGAACCCGGCCGTCTGCTGGACCTTCGGTCGCGACCTCCTGCTGATCGGCGCCCAGATGCCCAGCGGCAACGGCGACGTCCAGGTGTACCCGACCCATGACGGCGTCATCGTCGAACTGCACGCCGGCGACGTGGTCGCCAAGCTGCTGGCCTTCGGTCCCGACCTGACCGAGTTCCTGCGGCGCACCACGACTGCCGTCCCCATGGGCAGCGAGCACCTGCACTACGACATCGACGCCGAGCTGCGCGGCCTGCCCCTGTACGACACCCTCCACGAGGCCTGA
- a CDS encoding excalibur calcium-binding domain-containing protein: protein MAGAAGGVVLIAGAVNAGKPAEEAVIQPAAAVVETSVSTATVTTTVISTSVVTSPVTQTVTADPSPVTVTVSVDAPAAAAEAPAVPAPAPLAAIPSTTKAPTTGAKPEPTRGGGGSYKNCSEARAAGAAPVHVGDPGYGSHLDRDGDGVGCE from the coding sequence GTGGCCGGGGCAGCCGGGGGCGTGGTGCTCATCGCCGGAGCGGTCAATGCCGGAAAACCCGCCGAAGAGGCGGTGATCCAACCGGCCGCCGCCGTCGTCGAGACGTCCGTGTCGACGGCCACGGTGACCACGACGGTCATCAGCACCTCGGTCGTGACTTCTCCGGTCACCCAGACCGTGACCGCCGACCCCAGTCCCGTCACCGTGACCGTCTCGGTCGATGCGCCGGCCGCAGCGGCCGAGGCGCCGGCCGTCCCCGCGCCGGCACCGCTGGCGGCCATTCCCAGCACGACCAAGGCGCCGACGACGGGCGCAAAACCGGAGCCGACCCGAGGCGGCGGCGGCTCCTACAAGAACTGCTCGGAAGCACGGGCAGCGGGAGCAGCCCCCGTCCACGTCGGCGACCCCGGATACGGCTCGCACCTTGACCGTGACGGAGACGGCGTGGGTTGCGAGTAG
- a CDS encoding DinB family protein: protein MSDSSPGPFAVLTADADIQLTAFVEEYRRAMAAALDGLTEEQARRRLVPSRTTVMGLVKHATFLETVWFVEAVTGTPRTTLGLPQSVDDSFLVSDEDTVDSVRSAYEAATAAARAAMVGRSLDEVVSGHRAGPMTLRWIHLQVLRESAHHCGHVDILREQILAADGV, encoded by the coding sequence ATGTCTGACAGCTCACCGGGGCCCTTCGCCGTTCTGACCGCTGATGCCGACATCCAGTTGACCGCGTTCGTCGAGGAGTACCGGCGCGCGATGGCAGCCGCGCTCGACGGGTTGACCGAGGAACAGGCCCGACGGCGGTTGGTGCCGTCGCGGACGACGGTCATGGGTCTGGTGAAACACGCGACGTTCCTGGAGACGGTGTGGTTCGTCGAAGCGGTGACCGGGACCCCGCGAACCACGCTGGGTCTGCCGCAGTCGGTCGACGATTCGTTCCTGGTCAGCGATGAGGACACCGTCGACTCGGTGCGATCGGCCTACGAGGCGGCGACGGCGGCGGCCCGGGCGGCGATGGTGGGGCGGAGCCTGGACGAGGTCGTGTCTGGGCATCGGGCGGGGCCGATGACGTTGCGGTGGATCCATCTGCAGGTGCTGCGGGAGTCGGCCCACCACTGCGGCCACGTCGACATCCTGCGTGAGCAGATCCTGGCCGCCGACGGGGTGTGA
- a CDS encoding class I SAM-dependent methyltransferase, with the protein MSDTADPLTPVAAAYERRAAEYSALIGTMDAVHPVDRQLVDSWATGVDGPVIDAGCGPGQWTDHLAGLGLDVWGVDLTPAFVARAREHYPRRTFHLGSLEELPAENQTIGGILAWYSLIHRAPDEVPAALAEFRRVLRVPTGRLLLGFFEGDTVEPFDHTVVTAYRWPVDAMAELVATAGFTVTETHVIQRRGARPHAAVLATLEPDDRPLRR; encoded by the coding sequence ATGAGTGACACCGCCGACCCGCTCACCCCCGTGGCCGCCGCCTACGAACGCCGCGCCGCGGAATACAGCGCGCTGATCGGAACGATGGACGCGGTCCACCCCGTCGACCGACAGCTCGTCGACAGCTGGGCCACCGGCGTCGACGGGCCCGTCATCGACGCCGGGTGCGGTCCCGGACAGTGGACCGACCACCTGGCCGGTCTCGGCCTGGACGTCTGGGGCGTCGACCTGACCCCGGCGTTCGTCGCCCGCGCCCGCGAGCACTATCCCCGTCGCACCTTTCACCTGGGGAGCCTCGAGGAACTCCCCGCCGAGAACCAGACCATCGGCGGAATCCTCGCCTGGTACTCCCTCATCCACCGTGCGCCGGACGAGGTCCCCGCTGCGCTGGCCGAGTTCCGCCGCGTCCTACGCGTCCCGACGGGCCGCCTGCTCCTCGGGTTCTTCGAGGGCGACACTGTCGAGCCCTTCGACCACACCGTCGTCACTGCCTACCGCTGGCCGGTGGACGCGATGGCCGAACTGGTCGCCACCGCCGGCTTCACCGTCACCGAGACCCATGTCATCCAGCGGCGCGGGGCACGACCCCACGCCGCCGTCCTGGCCACCCTCGAACCAGACGATCGCCCCCTGCGCCGGTGA
- a CDS encoding HNH endonuclease signature motif containing protein, whose amino-acid sequence MAPASELSPLLGSRPERPVGCSAREWANVLLDAVIARQRWVAYESAQQVHDLVELSAAAGEDPGGVDEFLATELALALGVAESTAGRYLLEAAELTARCPATLNALEQGLISPGKASVICRGTADLTAETTAQVEADVLPAAGSSTVPGLRNAVARSVIRRDPDGAQRRHEQARRRRSVSRRSDLDGMACLSLYGTAQDVAVIWDCLTAAADAGKTEGDDRSIGERRIDALVDVCTDILDRGLLPDRPLPTTQRRRPHLLVTLPASALVNPESGRGEVAELIGHGPITPAQARVIAADATWRRLICDPTSGALLNYGRTTYTPPKALTDFVLTRDRSCVMPGCRQPAHRCDVDHRQPFHPGHTTGGDTSADNLAVLCRRHHRAKDTGGYQLHRTEDGDHHWTTPLGRTYTRAHTRHWEPPETRTATAHLAATRDDDDPPPF is encoded by the coding sequence GTGGCCCCGGCCTCCGAGTTGTCTCCGTTGTTGGGGTCGCGGCCGGAGCGTCCGGTGGGGTGTTCGGCGCGGGAGTGGGCCAATGTGTTGCTGGATGCGGTGATCGCCCGGCAGCGCTGGGTGGCTTACGAGTCGGCGCAGCAGGTTCATGACCTGGTCGAGCTGTCCGCCGCGGCCGGGGAGGACCCGGGCGGGGTGGACGAGTTCCTGGCCACGGAACTGGCTCTGGCGCTCGGGGTGGCCGAGTCCACGGCGGGCCGGTATCTGCTGGAGGCGGCCGAGTTGACCGCCCGTTGCCCGGCCACTCTGAACGCTCTGGAACAGGGCCTGATCTCGCCGGGGAAGGCGTCGGTAATCTGCCGGGGCACCGCTGACCTGACCGCCGAGACCACCGCCCAGGTGGAGGCCGACGTCCTCCCGGCCGCCGGGTCGTCGACGGTGCCGGGGTTGCGGAACGCGGTGGCCCGGTCGGTGATCCGCCGGGACCCCGACGGGGCGCAGCGCCGCCATGAACAGGCCCGCCGCCGACGCTCCGTGTCCCGGCGCAGTGACCTGGATGGGATGGCGTGTCTGTCGCTGTACGGCACCGCCCAGGACGTCGCCGTGATCTGGGACTGCCTGACCGCCGCCGCCGACGCCGGCAAGACAGAGGGGGATGACCGGTCGATCGGAGAACGGCGGATCGATGCCCTGGTCGACGTATGCACCGACATCCTCGACCGCGGCCTCCTCCCCGACCGGCCCCTACCGACCACCCAGCGGCGCCGCCCGCACCTACTGGTCACCCTCCCCGCATCAGCTCTGGTGAACCCGGAGTCAGGCCGCGGGGAGGTCGCCGAGCTCATCGGGCACGGACCGATCACCCCTGCCCAGGCCCGGGTCATCGCCGCCGACGCGACCTGGCGGCGTTTGATCTGCGACCCCACCAGCGGAGCCCTGCTCAACTACGGCCGCACCACCTACACACCACCGAAAGCGTTGACCGACTTCGTCCTCACCCGCGACCGAAGTTGTGTCATGCCGGGCTGCCGGCAACCCGCCCACCGCTGCGATGTCGACCACCGCCAACCCTTCCACCCCGGCCACACCACCGGCGGCGACACCTCCGCCGACAACCTGGCCGTCCTATGCCGCCGCCACCACCGCGCCAAAGACACCGGCGGCTACCAACTCCACCGCACGGAAGACGGTGACCACCACTGGACCACCCCACTCGGCCGCACCTACACCCGAGCACACACCCGACACTGGGAGCCACCCGAAACCCGCACCGCAACAGCACATCTCGCGGCAACACGGGATGACGACGACCCGCCCCCGTTCTGA
- a CDS encoding DUF6194 family protein, whose amino-acid sequence MSMERILAEVRGFDGVLELAPQPGSEYPPISWGDHFFYYAPDQRVPRNRQPYATIVTKDYPDDTGSELNAADRWRVNIHVGTELFTALLGHPPAETAAAATDFSAADVFLPHPLYGAYGWVSVVTPGPSTMDRVLESLRVAHAADRRRVERRTGTVDDEPSRSVPSSGTTTGAQTAS is encoded by the coding sequence GTGTCGATGGAGCGCATCCTGGCCGAGGTCCGCGGGTTCGACGGCGTGCTGGAGTTGGCGCCACAGCCAGGGAGCGAATACCCGCCGATCTCCTGGGGTGACCACTTCTTTTACTACGCACCGGACCAGCGGGTCCCCCGCAATCGTCAGCCGTACGCGACCATCGTGACCAAGGACTACCCCGACGACACCGGGTCGGAGCTGAACGCGGCCGACCGGTGGCGGGTCAACATCCACGTCGGGACCGAGCTCTTCACCGCACTGCTCGGCCACCCGCCCGCCGAGACCGCCGCCGCGGCCACCGACTTCAGCGCCGCGGACGTGTTTCTCCCCCACCCGCTGTACGGCGCATATGGCTGGGTCAGCGTGGTGACCCCGGGTCCGTCGACGATGGATCGGGTGCTGGAGTCGCTGCGCGTGGCACACGCCGCCGACCGCCGCCGCGTCGAGCGGCGGACGGGGACGGTGGACGACGAACCATCTCGGAGTGTCCCGTCATCCGGCACGACCACCGGAGCTCAGACAGCGAGCTGA
- a CDS encoding IclR family transcriptional regulator produces the protein MAQTSTSPAVGRSLDVLTYLAGRPGPVPGSAIVRDLDLPRSSTYHLLQVLIDRGFVVHYPEERTYALGVAAFEIGSAYLRHGPLEHRGRPLVRRLATTLSETAHLGILHGSETLYLLKEQPAEGIPVTLVTDVGVRLPASLTATGRSILAHLSPAQVRALFPDDASLVLRTTSGPARRTDLVTLLRSERRQGWSEEDGMVTAGLRSVAACAFDHTGHPVAAFSVTWRADRARSSYEAVVAGVRSAARDLTTALSGVAPAGWF, from the coding sequence GTGGCACAGACCAGCACCTCACCGGCGGTCGGCCGGAGCCTGGACGTCCTGACCTACCTCGCCGGGCGCCCGGGACCGGTCCCCGGATCGGCCATCGTCCGTGATCTGGACCTGCCCCGGTCGTCGACCTACCACCTGTTGCAGGTGCTCATCGATCGCGGCTTCGTCGTGCACTACCCCGAGGAACGCACCTACGCCCTGGGGGTCGCCGCTTTCGAGATCGGTTCGGCCTACCTGCGACACGGTCCCCTCGAACACCGCGGACGACCCCTCGTGCGACGTCTCGCGACCACCCTGTCGGAGACCGCGCACCTGGGGATCCTGCACGGCAGCGAAACGCTCTACCTGTTGAAAGAACAACCGGCCGAGGGGATCCCGGTCACCCTGGTCACCGACGTCGGGGTGCGCCTCCCCGCCTCGTTGACCGCGACGGGCCGGTCGATCCTGGCCCACCTGTCCCCCGCCCAGGTGCGGGCCCTGTTCCCCGACGACGCCTCGCTCGTGCTGCGCACCACGTCCGGACCCGCCCGGCGGACCGATCTGGTGACGCTGCTGCGATCCGAACGACGACAGGGATGGTCGGAGGAGGACGGCATGGTGACCGCCGGTCTGCGGTCGGTGGCGGCCTGCGCCTTCGACCACACCGGGCACCCGGTGGCCGCGTTCAGCGTGACGTGGCGGGCAGACCGGGCCCGATCGTCCTACGAAGCGGTGGTCGCCGGGGTGCGCTCGGCCGCCCGGGATCTCACGACGGCGCTGTCCGGCGTCGCACCGGCGGGCTGGTTCTGA
- the hutU gene encoding urocanate hydratase: MTAQPSTPGPRPVRAPRGTELTCKGWPQEAALRMLMNNLDPEVAEHPDDLVVYGGTGRAARSWAAFDGIVAALRDLEADETLLVQSGKPVGILRTHEWAPRVLIANSNLVGDWATWEKFRDLEAAGLMMYGQMTAGSWIYIGTQGILQGTYETFGAVARKRFGGTLAGTITLTGGVGGMGGAQPLAVTMNDGVVICVDVDASRIDRRIEHRYLDVRADDLDDALARAVAAREARTPLSIGLVGNAAEVFPELLRREAPIDIVTDQTSAHDPLAYLPIGVAFEDWRTLADKDPAYFTEQSREAMAAHVAAMVGFADRGAEVFDYGNSIRDEARKAGYERAFDFPGFVPAYIRPLFEEGLGPFRWAALSGDPADIAATDRAILELFPENDHLRRWITMAGERVAFQGLPARICWLGYGERHLAGLKFNEMVASGELSAPIVIGRDHLDSGSVASPYRETEAMLDGSDAVADWPLLNALVNTASGATWVSLHHGGGVGIGRSQHAGQVIVADGTDLAAQKLARVLTNDPAMGVIRHADAGYDHAADVARDRGVRIPLLDAQQ; encoded by the coding sequence ATGACCGCACAGCCCAGTACTCCTGGCCCCCGGCCCGTCCGCGCACCGCGCGGCACCGAGCTCACCTGCAAGGGCTGGCCGCAGGAGGCCGCCCTGCGGATGCTGATGAACAACCTCGACCCGGAGGTCGCCGAGCACCCCGACGATCTCGTCGTCTACGGCGGCACCGGCCGCGCCGCGCGTTCGTGGGCCGCGTTCGACGGAATCGTCGCCGCGCTGCGGGATCTCGAGGCCGACGAGACCCTGCTCGTGCAGTCGGGCAAGCCGGTCGGCATCCTGCGCACCCACGAGTGGGCGCCGCGGGTGCTCATCGCCAACTCGAACCTGGTCGGTGACTGGGCGACGTGGGAGAAGTTCCGCGACCTCGAGGCGGCCGGCCTCATGATGTACGGCCAGATGACGGCCGGCTCGTGGATCTACATCGGAACCCAGGGCATTTTGCAGGGCACCTACGAGACCTTCGGTGCGGTGGCCCGGAAGCGGTTCGGCGGCACCCTGGCCGGCACCATCACGCTGACCGGCGGGGTCGGCGGTATGGGCGGCGCACAGCCGCTCGCCGTCACCATGAACGACGGCGTGGTCATCTGCGTCGACGTCGACGCCTCCCGTATCGATCGGCGCATCGAGCACCGCTACCTCGATGTCAGGGCCGACGACCTGGACGATGCGCTGGCTCGCGCCGTCGCTGCCCGGGAAGCCCGCACCCCGCTGTCCATCGGCCTGGTCGGGAACGCCGCCGAGGTGTTCCCGGAGCTGCTGCGACGCGAGGCGCCGATCGACATCGTCACCGATCAGACCTCTGCGCACGATCCGCTGGCCTACCTGCCGATCGGGGTCGCGTTCGAGGACTGGCGCACGCTGGCCGACAAGGACCCGGCGTACTTCACCGAGCAGTCCCGCGAGGCGATGGCCGCCCACGTCGCGGCGATGGTCGGCTTCGCCGACCGCGGCGCCGAGGTCTTCGACTACGGCAACTCGATCCGTGACGAGGCCCGCAAGGCCGGCTACGAAAGGGCTTTCGACTTCCCCGGGTTCGTCCCCGCCTACATCCGGCCGCTCTTCGAGGAGGGTCTCGGCCCGTTCCGGTGGGCCGCGCTGTCCGGCGACCCGGCCGACATCGCGGCCACCGACCGCGCCATCCTGGAGCTGTTCCCGGAGAACGATCACCTGCGTCGTTGGATCACCATGGCCGGCGAGCGGGTGGCGTTCCAGGGCCTGCCCGCGCGCATCTGCTGGCTCGGCTACGGCGAGCGGCACCTGGCCGGCCTGAAGTTCAACGAGATGGTCGCCTCCGGCGAGCTCTCCGCGCCGATCGTCATCGGCCGGGACCACCTGGACTCCGGCTCGGTCGCCTCCCCCTACCGGGAGACCGAGGCCATGCTCGACGGTTCCGACGCGGTGGCCGACTGGCCGCTGCTCAACGCCCTGGTCAACACCGCCTCCGGCGCCACCTGGGTGTCGCTGCACCACGGCGGCGGCGTCGGCATCGGTCGCTCCCAGCACGCCGGCCAGGTCATCGTCGCCGACGGCACCGACCTGGCCGCCCAGAAATTGGCCCGGGTGCTCACCAACGACCCGGCCATGGGGGTCATCCGGCACGCCGACGCCGGCTACGACCACGCGGCCGACGTCGCCCGCGACCGGGGCGTCCGCATCCCCCTGCTGGACGCGCAGCAGTGA